The following nucleotide sequence is from Rhizobium etli CFN 42.
ATGGTCGGGGCTCCTGCGGAGAAGCCTTCAATGACATCCTGCAAGGAGGAATGCCCATGGGCCTTGGACGTGAACAGGAGGTCGAAATTCACAGGCCTCCACGATTTACACCCGGCGAGCGGGTGCGGGCCAGACTTCACGTAAAGAATGACGGCACCTATGCTGGCAAAAAAATTGGCGAAAATTTGGTGCGGAAGGGCGACGAAGGCTATGTGCGCGACATCGGCACCTTTCTCCAGCAGTTTTACATCTATGCCGTCGAATGGGTCGAACGTGGCACTATCGTCGGCATGCGTGCCCGTGAACTGACGAGTCTAGACAACGCCGCTGCTTGCGGCCCTGCTGAAATCGCGGGGCCCCCAACGAAGGAATAGCGACATGAAGATAATGATTCGCAGAACGAGCGCCGGCTTGTCGGCTTACGTACCAAAGAAAGATCTCGAAGAGCCGATCGTAGATGTCGAGGCTGATGACATGTGGGGCGGCACGATCACTCTCAGGAACGGCTGGAGACTCGTCTTGCCCAAGCTATCGCGGGATACGCCTCTGCCGATCACCGTCCACGCAAGGAAGATTCCTGACGAGGACTGATGCTGCAAACGAGAGGTAAGAGAAACCAGCATGAACAAAATTTTAACCTCGGACCGTCTCCTGATCATTCGCAACGGTGACGCCGAAAAAAGACTTAGGCTGCTCCAGGAAGCGCTCGCTGCGGATCGGATCGTTCCCTATCTCGGTCCAGATCTCCTTCGGCTGCAATCCACGGAACCACCTGTACCGGACACCCCGGAAGCCGTCTCCGCGGCACTCAACGAACGCACACCTGCCCCTTCCAGGATACGCAGCAATATGTGGTCAGTCGCGCAGTTTATTGAACAGCGACGGCATCGCCGGACGCTTCAGGCCTGGATGGCAGAAATATTTGGAGCACCCGTGGCGCCGACCGCCCTCCACGACTGGCTCGCAACGCTGCCGCTCTCCCTTATCGTCGACGGCTGGTACGACGGGACAATGCGTGCGGCTTTCGCGAAGACCGGTCGAACGGATGTCGTCGAGATTCAGGGCGTCACGCGTGCAAACGGCGGCGGCGACATTTGGACAAAAACTTACGATCTGTCCGGGAGAGACGTCGAATGCGTCTCAGCGCCAAAGACGGTCCTCTATGCGCCGTACGGCAGTGTTATACCAGCTTCGAACTTTCTGGTGTCCGATTCCGATTACGTGGAAGTCCTAACCGAAATCGATATCCAGACGCCAATACCTGGAATGGTGAAAGAACGGCGTATAGATCGCGGTTTTCTTTTCATTGGCTGCCGCTTCAACGATCAGATGCTCCGGATCTACGCTCGACAGATCATCAAGCGCTCTCACGGCCCCCACTTTGCAGTACTTGATGCGGAAGGCCTTACCAAAAACGAGCGCCGTTTCCTTGCAGCAAGCGGAATCACGGTGGTCGACCTGCCGATCGGCGAAGCCGCGGCTCTGCTTGTACCATTTGGTAGCAAGGCGGATGGTGACCATGGCCGCACGGCTTCCGCTTCGAATCTCTGTAGCGGCTAGAGTGCCGCAGATTGAAAACGTTCTGTTTCTGCCAAGTTCGAATGCCATACTGCCCACGTTTGCTGGCGTGGGGGATTGCGGGTGGGATCAATGGCGATGAGCGAGCGTGATCTTTAGCGGATCGAGGTTCTGTCGCAGGTGATCGACGGAAGATCGGCGACGACCGCAGATTACTGTTCACTCAATGTCAATCGAAGGACCGATTATGAAGAAACCTAAACCATTCCCAATACAGCGGCAGAGCCGCGGCCGGAATCGCCAGAAATAAGCCTCGCATCGGCCACCGGGTGCTCCACTCGTGCGCCAATAACACGCGTAATCAACGGGATCGAGACGGCACACGCTTTACGGTCTTGCGCTTATTTGTGATCTTTATCCCACAATATGGACTTCGATACTTGGTGTTTCCAAGTGACAAGCAGTGTGGCCAATAATTCTAACCGCCTAGCTCTGCGTCTTCATACTTCCAGAAATGATGTCCCTGGCGGCTGAAAGGAACGCGTCCATTTGGGTTCTGGTGCCGATGCTGACGCGGATAAAATTTTCCAAACCGGCATCGGGAAAGACGGCTACAAGTATGTTCTGCCTATCCAAAGACGCTTGCCACCATTTGCCATCTCGTCCGGGTGGCACCCGAGCTAGCAAAAAGTTTGTGTGGGAGGGAATGACAGAAAAGCCCAATTGAGACAAGGCAGTGGTCGTTCTGTGTCTTTCATGTTTAATATATCTGTGGTTCTCGTCGTAGTCGGCGCGGTGCGAAAGGATACTAATGCCCACCGCATGGCCGATCACGTTCATGTTAAAGACATTTTGCAGGTTGCGTAGCCTCCCAATAAGTTCGGGATGACCAAAGCCGAAACCGACGCGAATTCCCGCGGCTGCAAAGCCTTTCGAAAGTGTTCTCAATACTAGAAGGTTTGGATGACGATCGACTAGGCGCAGGGCATCATCGGGTGCAAAGTCGACATACGCTTCATCCACCACTATCAACTGGTCCGATTGCGCGACGAGGCGGTCGATTTCAGCCACCGGAACGAATGTTCCCGTTGGATTGTTCGGATTGGCCAGCAGTATGAATTTTGCATCTTTTGCTGGACCAAGAAGCAGCTGCTCGATTGGCAGAGAATAAGACTCGCCCCATTCGATTTCGAGAAATCTGGCACCCTGCAACTTGGCCAGTTTGCGGTTAAAGGAAAAACCTGGCGATATCATCGCAACGCTATCTCCCGGGTCGAGGAATGCTCTGTAGATGAGCCCAAGCAGCTCCGACGAGCCGTTCCCGGCGACCACCTGATCCTGGGAGAGGCCATACGCGCTGGCGGCTGCGTCGCGCAAGCTCAGATTGTCATCTTCGGGATACAGATAATGCCGTTCGAGGGCCGCCAGCGCACTTTGCAACACCATCATCGGCAACGGAAACGGATTCTCATTCGTGTTTAGTTTAACGCAGTTCGCATCTCGCCCCGGTTGATTGGAGGGTAGCGCATTTAGCTGTCTCGCCATCGGCGAAAGAGCCGAAAGCACGGCTTGCAGCTTTGCATCAGCCATATCTTTTCTCCGTTTCAGTAAGCCGAGTCGTGAGCGCGTGATCGGCCGTCTCCTGTTGAAGCCACATCGGACGTTGGCGCGGGCCGCCTGCGGGCTGCTACGGTCGCCGCGTAGTTAATAGGCCAAGGACCGCCGCGGCCGCTTCAAGCCGCCAATGGTCAAGCCTCCCCGCTCTCACACTCATGCGTCACTTGCTCCATTCGCCTTTCGAGGAACTGTTCGATCTCAAACGCCAACGCCGCAGGGTCGTGGCCAACCGTTTCGAGATGTAATTCAGCGCCCTCAGGGATTTCGTACGGCGAGGAAACGCCGGTGAAATTGGCGATCTTGCCGGCGAGCGCCTTCCGATAAAGCCCCTTCGGATCGCGTCGCGCGCATTCCTCAAGCGGCGTGTCGACGAGGATTTCAATAAGCTCCCCTCCTCCATCAGCTCGGCGACCTCGGCAACGCGGCGGATGTTCTCGACGCGATCGGGTTGATTGAAGCCAGGTCGCGATTGAGCCCGTGGCGCACGTTGTCGCCGTCGAGGATGTAGGTGTGCTTCCCGTGGGCATGCAGCAGCCGGTCGAGCGCATTGGCGATTGTCGACTTGCCGGAGCCGGAAAGTCCAGTGAACAAAAGGACGGCTGGCTGCTGACTCTTCATCGCCGCGCGCGCCCTTGTCAGCGTCGGTCGCCTGCCAATGCAGGTTGTCGGCGCGCCTTGCCCAGCTTTGGCTGCCACTGAAATTGAAGACCCCGGTCGGCCCTTGGGCTTTGCGAAAGAGCTCGGGAGGATCGACGTGGTCGATGAGTTCCAGCTCGTTTTCCCAGCACAGCTTCCACCGCACCTCAGAACATGCAAAGACCTCCTTTGGTATTTCCTGCTGCTGTTTTTGAAGCCCGCACTGTGCGATCGAAGCAGTGGCCGCCCCGATGCATGTCGGCGCCGTTGCTCGGGTTCGCGCTATAGCCAGTCCGGATCGTCAAATGTTTCGCCGTCACTCGCGTCTGAGATCATTCCTAATGCATCATCACGGGAGATTGGTAAAATGGATTGTATGAATGGAATTATCGATGCTTTGTATGTCGAATATACGGGTTTCTTAGACTTTGACGTGACCTCCCTGGCACTCGCGGCGTAAAGACGACCGCGCGTCCCCTCCAGCGGCCGAAAGCAGGGATGCGTTGGACCAGTTGACCCAACTGCGCCCTCCCCGGTTTACCCACCTATGTCCCGGAGTGGCGATGAACGGTCGCCAGCTAGTCCTTCGCGGTTTCTGATGGAACTTCATCAGGGACGCACGTTCTGTTTATTGAAGCTAGCGATCTACGTCCTATTCGCGATCGTCTGCAGTGGCGCTGGTAGACGCGACTTTCATGGCACGATCGCCGCTATCGCTACCGGTCTCGTCTATGCGGCTTAGTAAGCTGAAAATATCTTGCAAGATCTCTTCATCGAAAGTCCGCAACTTCACGATAGTAGCCAGCAGCAGAACCGCTTTGGTTTCAGTTTCGCCCCAAAGATAAGGTGCCGCCGGGGCGATAATCTCTTCCGGAGTGGCATCCAAAACCTCACACAGATGAATCAGTCGGCTCACGGTCAAGCGGGATACTCCATTTTCGTACCGGCCGTAGACCTGCTTAGTGATGCCAAGCAAGGGCGCCAGTTTCGAGCGCGGGAGTTTTCGCTTATCGCGGGCTTCGCGAAGGCTGATGCTGATCAAGTTTTCGAGTTCGGCGCTAAGTGCAATCCGTCCGTCAAAAGGTTTTCGATAGACCGGCTTGTCTATGCCTGGATCATCGACTTGTTGCAAACCGAGTTCATTAATCCATTGCTTCAATGGTGGTCCTGACATTGCTCCGACTGAGGTAAATGCGCCAAAGCTCTTTATACGGAAAGTGATGTGCTTGGAACCACCAATGTTTCGTTTCGATCTAATTTGGCGCATTTTGGGCCACGCGGACCTCACCCGATAGCTATCGTTCACCAAAATATATAAGTGATCGCAAGTACATAGACATAGATCATACCGAAATCGCTTCACGCAAGGATTATCCACTTGCGCCAAATTGGCTATGACCCTCAGTGATTTTGGTGATAACGGTCGCTTCATTTCCTCGTCTAGCTCCCGGGACGTCGTGTGCGGGCATGGTGGCCTTTTGTCCTGCACGTGGAGCTCTCGGTTCACGGCAGACCAATCACGGCTCCGCGCGCTGGCTGCTCTGGTGTTTGGTTCCGGCATTTGATGGTGCAATATTTTCCTTGGCATGGAGGGAAGCACTATGGGCCAGGTTCTACACGGGAGCGCCACGACGACAGAGGCAATCCGTCGAGCAATAGTGAAGAGAGCCTGAAAACGCTTTCGAAGCGATACGGGATCAACCAGAAAACCGTGGCGAAATGGAAGAAGCGGACATCGTTGGTCGACCTTCCTACAGGCCCAAAGGACCCGCACTCGACGACCCTTTCCCTCGAAGAAGAGGCCGCTATCGTCGCCTTCCGCCGGCACACGTTGCTGCCGCTCGATGATTGCCTCTACGCTCTTCAGCCGACCATTTCACATCTGACGCGTTCGTCGTTGCACAGGTGTTTGCAGCGCCACGGCATTTCACGTCTGCCGGAGGTCAGAGGCGACAAGGAGCCGAAGAAGAAGTTCAAAAGCTATCCGATCGCTTACTTCCACATCGATATTGACGAGGTGCAGACGGCTGAGGGCAAGCTCTATCTCTTTGTCGCAATTGACCGAACATCCAAGTTCGCGTTCGCGGAACTCTACACCAAAGCCGGCAAGATGAATGCCGCTCAGTTCTTGCGCAATCTGATCGCGGCAGTGCCCTACACCATTCACACCGTTTTGACCGACAATGGCATTCAGTTCACCAACCGAGCTTGTGATCGAAATGCCTTCCAGCACATCTTCGATTGGGTCTGCGACGATCACAGCATCGAGCATCGCCTGACCAAGGTGAAGCATCCCTGGACCAACGGACAGGTCGAACGGATGAACCGAACGATCAAGGAGGCGACCGTCAAGCGCTTCCACTACGACGATCATGCGCAGTTGAAAAAACATCTGGCCGACTTTATCGACGCCTACAATTTCGGGCGCCGGCTCAAGACGTTAAAGGGCCTTACGCCTTACGAGTTCATCAGTAGACGATGGACTTTGGAGCCGGATCGATTCATCATCGACCCCATCCATCAAATGCCGGGACTAAACACCTAGGCGATGCCCTTACCTCTGAACGGCGACAGCCATGAACAGCGTTTCCAGTCTCAGCGACTCGACCCCGTTTTCGCGGAACCTGATCGTGATGTCAAAAGGCTGTTTCCGAGCCGAATGGCAAAAAGGATCGGCGCGATGGAACGGAGGCGCGGAGAGGACGGGCTTAGATTCAGCAATCGAAATCAAAGCATGCGCGCCGGCAGCTCGAATACCCACATGGCATTGAGCGGGAAAACCCAACGAGGGAGTTTAACACAGACCCTACTGTCGAAGCAAAGCGCATGCAAATAGACTTGGCGTCGCTCGCCGACGAATCGCTCGAGCATCGAGCGAGATCAACGCCAACCAAAGATCGAAAAATTGCGCAATCGGCGCGTATTGTTGATCAGACGGAAATTCGAGTGAAAAACTAAGTTGTGAGATTGCGGGTGTCTGCACACCGACGACAGCGCGTCGGCTGCGACAGCTATCACCAATACTGCTAACTACTGGTCGGGGCGTCATAGACAAACCCAGCTCACTTCACGGGCTCCGCTACATCACTGATACCTCTGTCGCTCTCGTCGTCATCGGGGATCATTCGCTGCAGGAGCCGAATAAGATCGCGCGTCGTGCCGTTCGGAAGTCTCCTAAGAATCCTCGCCAGTGTGAGACAATCCTCGGCCTCCTCCGATGTGCGGCCCCAAAGATGTGGCGCAGCTTCAAAGATCATATCGATAGGCATGAAGCCAAGAATCTCACACAGATGGATCATCCGAGTAACAGTCATTTTGGAAAATGCCCGCTCGTAGCGTCCGTATACAGGGATGGACAGACCAAGCATTGGAGCAACGTCTGCGCGAGACAGGCCCTGCGCTTCGCGTGTCTTTTTCAGGAACGCGCTGATCAATTCCTCCATGTGACCCAACGATGTAATTTCGCCGCCGAAACCTGGCTTTCGATAGATCGCCTTGTCAACCTCCGGATCGGCGGTGCTGACGAGGCCTCTCGAACTTCTGTAGCTTGCTAGATCTTCCGTCACCGCACGTCCCTGTTTTCCTGCCACTCGTTGTAGGCTTGAGCCAACCTGAACCGATTTGAACCACTTGTCATCGCCACACTACAACCGTTTTAAATACCCATTTTGGGCATTTTTTGCGTTATAGCAAATATTTGAGAGTTTAGCCAAATTGCTTCATGAATGCATTCAAAACAGTCTCGCTAGACCGGTGGCCCAGTTCCATGAAAGATGAGTCGGCTATGGCCGCACCCGCCACTGAAACATCTAGGTTGCGTCGAGTTTGAGCGAAAATTCACATTCAATGCTCAACATCTTCTAAGCGGTCTTCGTTGAGGACGATAAGACATAATCCTCGAAAACCGATCCATTTCCCCGTCCCACGATATCCCATTTGGCTAGCTGGGAAAGCTCCGCCGTGCTGGAAATCACTCAGCCAAGAACCCATATCGGTTACCGCTCCCGCTAGCGTGTAGGTTCGATGCTCTCTGAAAATTCCGGCATCATGGAGCAAGTGCCACAAACGTGAACTTTGCTAAACGAAGCCGCCACCTTATCGCATCCACACAAAGGGCTTGAAATAGTCGACCGTGAGGGTTATATCTTTGTGAGCAGCAGACAACGAGGCTTCCGAAAGGTCGCTGTTGCAGGTGCACCCTTAGAGGTCGGTACACCACGGTAGGGCACACGCGTTCGGCGGAAACGCCATGGGAAGGCTCCTTGAGGGGGCCTTTTTTGTTTCTAGGGCACCCTTATTTGCTGGAAATGAGCCTTTTTTACGAGTTGGCAGACGTTACACCTTCGCTTGATGCGGCTGAAATTAATTTCTTTCTGATCAGCGCTTTTTACCACCAGTTCTACGTTGTGTTCGTCGGATCTGCTCGGGAAAAGGTAATAAACAACAAGATCATTAAGGCCAGAGGTCAGGACAGGGCCTGAAACGGCAATGTTACCTGCCCAGTAAGGCATACAGAGGTAGGCACAAGATGCTCGAACGTGAATCTACCTTGCGGATGTTCGATTGTTGGGAACGAGTCGTTAATAGTCGTCATGAGGCGCGGTCACCCGAAGACAGCTCTCACGATCTGGACCCATTCACTGAACTGGATTATAGATTGCGCTGGGTAGTCTGGCTCTGAGACATTGAATTTTCTCCCGATATAAGGGCACGGGTTTGACAACCTTACGAAAGTGCTAACCCCTGAACGTGGTTTCGTTCTCCTGGTAAGGGTCCTTTCATGTTCAAATCGATACGAATAGAGCACTGACCTTTCGCTTCCGTCCTTACGACGGAGTTGTCTGCTTATGTCTCGCGTATGGACCGGAAGCCTGAACATGCTGCAGGAGCGAATTCCATCCTGAGACCGAATTCCTACGACGCTTTCTCCGCAGGAGACCGGAGGTTCGAAATACGACCAGTGCGCCTGGCCTGACCCGAGAGAGGCTTCGGGCAGCCGAGGACGACACCTACGGCCTGTTCGTCGACTTCCGTTGGCCCAAGAACGTCGGGAAGCCATATTGCCCTCGCTGTGGCTGCCTGGCGCCGTACGGCGTCGTCGTTCTGATGCTCGGAGCCGGAATGCCGCGCCGAATTTTCGGTTTTCGCCGACCGCAAGCTTTCATTCAAGAAGATCATCATGGCAATCTGGGAGGAATCACGGCCGCCAAGGGCATGGCGGCGCTCCAT
It contains:
- a CDS encoding nitrogen fixation protein NifZ; its protein translation is MGLGREQEVEIHRPPRFTPGERVRARLHVKNDGTYAGKKIGENLVRKGDEGYVRDIGTFLQQFYIYAVEWVERGTIVGMRARELTSLDNAAACGPAEIAGPPTKE
- a CDS encoding helix-turn-helix transcriptional regulator encodes the protein MTEDLASYRSSRGLVSTADPEVDKAIYRKPGFGGEITSLGHMEELISAFLKKTREAQGLSRADVAPMLGLSIPVYGRYERAFSKMTVTRMIHLCEILGFMPIDMIFEAAPHLWGRTSEEAEDCLTLARILRRLPNGTTRDLIRLLQRMIPDDDESDRGISDVAEPVK
- the hisC gene encoding histidinol-phosphate transaminase → MADAKLQAVLSALSPMARQLNALPSNQPGRDANCVKLNTNENPFPLPMMVLQSALAALERHYLYPEDDNLSLRDAAASAYGLSQDQVVAGNGSSELLGLIYRAFLDPGDSVAMISPGFSFNRKLAKLQGARFLEIEWGESYSLPIEQLLLGPAKDAKFILLANPNNPTGTFVPVAEIDRLVAQSDQLIVVDEAYVDFAPDDALRLVDRHPNLLVLRTLSKGFAAAGIRVGFGFGHPELIGRLRNLQNVFNMNVIGHAVGISILSHRADYDENHRYIKHERHRTTTALSQLGFSVIPSHTNFLLARVPPGRDGKWWQASLDRQNILVAVFPDAGLENFIRVSIGTRTQMDAFLSAARDIISGSMKTQS
- a CDS encoding SIR2 family NAD-dependent protein deacylase; the encoded protein is MNKILTSDRLLIIRNGDAEKRLRLLQEALAADRIVPYLGPDLLRLQSTEPPVPDTPEAVSAALNERTPAPSRIRSNMWSVAQFIEQRRHRRTLQAWMAEIFGAPVAPTALHDWLATLPLSLIVDGWYDGTMRAAFAKTGRTDVVEIQGVTRANGGGDIWTKTYDLSGRDVECVSAPKTVLYAPYGSVIPASNFLVSDSDYVEVLTEIDIQTPIPGMVKERRIDRGFLFIGCRFNDQMLRIYARQIIKRSHGPHFAVLDAEGLTKNERRFLAASGITVVDLPIGEAAALLVPFGSKADGDHGRTASASNLCSG
- a CDS encoding helix-turn-helix domain-containing protein, which gives rise to MKQWINELGLQQVDDPGIDKPVYRKPFDGRIALSAELENLISISLREARDKRKLPRSKLAPLLGITKQVYGRYENGVSRLTVSRLIHLCEVLDATPEEIIAPAAPYLWGETETKAVLLLATIVKLRTFDEEILQDIFSLLSRIDETGSDSGDRAMKVASTSATADDRE
- the nifT gene encoding putative nitrogen fixation protein NifT, encoding MKIMIRRTSAGLSAYVPKKDLEEPIVDVEADDMWGGTITLRNGWRLVLPKLSRDTPLPITVHARKIPDED